Below is a window of Sulfurisphaera ohwakuensis DNA.
CAACTTTCATCTCATTAGAGAAATGGCCTACAGCTGAAGAGTCATCTGAGGACTTATATTATATTTTAATCCATGAATATCATAAGAGAATAATTGAGGATTCCCAGAAGATTATAAACTATTACTATAAAGGTAAGCCTAGTATCGTAAAAATATATGTTGCAGAACAAGAATTAATGAAGGTATTGAGAGAAGCTGTGCAAATACTATCTAATGGTGGTACATTAAAGCAGTTAATGGAGAAAGAGAGACCACCAGATAAAAAACTAGCTAATATAATCAGAAAGATTTACGAACTAGCAATAGAATTAGATGACAATATGAAAAAGTTAATCTTAGGTTATAATATTAATGAGAGAGAAATCCTTGAGTTAGGAACTAAATATATGAGTTACAAACTAGGTATACCAGTTGAAGTATATGATGTATCAAAATTAGATAAAAATAAATATAATAAAGAAGCCTTACCTCTTAAGCCAGCTATTATTGTTGAGTAAAACTTTTCCATTTTTTATTTCAATAACTCCAATATCTTTTAGAAAATAGATCTCTTTTCTTATATTATCTCTGCTACTATTTGTCTTATGATATAGTATGTCCACTATTTCTTTTAAAGAAAGTTCATTATATTCCCTAAGAATATTAATAATCTCTTCACTTAATCCTTTGATTTTTTCTTCAACTATTTTCCCTTCTATTATCCTAAACAAATATATTTTATTATCAATATTTATCTTAAAAAGATTTTGATCAAGTTTTTGAATTTCTGATAGTGGAATGCCTAGATTAAGTTTCTTAATAGAAGTTACTAAACTAAAATTATTTGGGATTTCTGATTCATCTTCTGCTTCAAAAATTATATTTTCTGATCTTTCATTACATTTCATATGAAAATTCAAATTATATGGATAATATTCCCATTTAATTTTATCAAAATTAAAAATACAAACATCACGTCCCTTGCTGTAGAGGTATTCTGCGATATTGATAACTAGAACTAATTTAGGGTAGTAATAATAACTTTTTATTAATCTTTTTGTCTGAAGAAGATCCTCGAACACTTATAAAGAGTTGACAGAAAAGCTTATTTGCTTTTCTTCATGAAATAAGTAGGGTTTCTTATTGCACCAACCTTTGACATCAAAAACCTTATATATCCTTGGCTAATTGAAGCAGAAGAATATAGCTTCAATGATATAAATGATGGCATAAGGTTACACTTAAATGAATCTCCTTTTCCACCACCAGATTTTATAATAGAGGAAGTAAAGAAATATTTGCATTTAGGTAATAGATATCAACATCCTTCATTACTAGAAAGATTAAGAGAATTAATGGCAGAATATAACAGAGTAGAACCAAAGAATATATATCCAACTCCAGGAGGAGATGGGGCATTAAGGGCAGTATTTTATAACCTTATACAGACTGGAGATAAAGTTGTAATAAATAATCCATCTTATAGCATGTATAAAGTATATGCTTCAGTCAGAGGGTTAAAATTAACTCGAGTAAATCTGATAGAAAATGATAACTGGTGGAAGATGAATTTTGAAAAGTTTTTAGATGAGGCAAAAAATGCAAGACTTGTTATAATTGATGATCCAAATAATCCTACTGGTTCACCTATGTTGAAGGCAGAGGAAGACAAAGTAAGAGCCTTAGCGGAAAGTATTAATGGCTTTATACTTATTGATGAGGCATATTACGAGTTCTCTGGCTATACAGTTGCTAAACTTATTAACAAATATCCTAACCTACTCATAGTAAGAACGTTAAGTAAGGCTTTTTCATTGGCATCCTACAGGGTCGGGTATTTAATTGGGAATGAAGAAGTTATTAAGAATCTAATGAAGGGGGCTACACCATTTGACATTTCGCTACCAGGATACATAGCTGGTATTACGGCTTTAGAAAATCCTTCATATGTTAGAAAAATAGTAGAAGAAATAACTAAGAATAGAGAATACCTTCTTAATGGTCTCAGAAAACTTGGATTAAAAGTATACAATTCCCTTACAAATTTTGTTTTTGTAAAGGATGAGAGAGACCTATTATCCCCATTACTGAATAAGGGTGTAGCGATTAGAAAACCAATTATAGGTTATTATAGGATAAGTGTAGGCACAAAGGAACAAGTTGATGCTCTATTAAAATATTTAGGTGAGATAATTGAAAATAGCAATTCCAAATAAAGGCAGATTAAAAGATCCTGTTGTTCAATTTTTAGCTTCAGTAGGAGTGAAAGGGAATTTCTCCGATGATAGAGCTTTAATAATACCCACTAATTGGGAGGGAGTACAACTAGTTATGGTTAGGACTGAGGATATTCCTAGTATAGTAGAATCTGGTGCCGCAGAGTTAGGAATAACTGGGCATGATTATGTAATTGAGTCAAATTCTGATGTTGATGAATTAATCAGACTTGATTTTGGAAAATCAAAAATTGTCTTAGCTGTTCCAGTGAGTTGGAATATTGACAGAGTTGAAGAAATTAAAGATGAAATAAGGATAGCTACAAAGTACTATAATATCGCAAAACAGTATCTTGAAAAGAAGAATATAAAAGCTAAAATAGTTAAAATCAGTGGTGCTGCAGAAGTAATGCCATCTTTGGGTGCTGCAGATGCTATAATAGATGTTATGAGTACTGGGACTACTCTAAAACTTCATGGCTTAAAACCTTTAGATACAATTTTAGAAAGTAGTGCTGTAGTTATCGCGAATAGAAATTGGGTAAAAAGCGAAGAAGCTGATAAAATAAATTTGCTTTTAACCATGATGAAAGGGGCTTTAATGGCAAGAAATAAGAAAATGATATTTATGAATGTTCCAGATGATAAATTGGATAAAGTTATAGCATCACTTCCAGCTATGCTTTCTCCAACGCTATCAAAACTAGCAAAAAGTGATGCATGGGAAGTTATAACGGTAGTTGATGAAGATCTTATACCGGAAGTAATAGCTAAAGTAAAAGCTAATGGTGCTAGGGATATTGTAGTAGTTAATATAGAGAAAGTGGTGAAATAATGTTAAAAGTCGTACCCAGTATTGATATTAGTGAAGGGAAGGCAGTGAAAAGGATAAGAGGTGTAAAAGGCTCTGGTTTAATTCTCGGTAACCCCGTTAAGATAGCATATAAGATTTACGAGGAAGGTTATGATTATCTACATGTAGTTGACTTAGATTCCGCTGAAGAGAACGGAAATAATGAGGAATATGTTAAAGATATATGTAAAATAGGTTTTAAGTGGGTTCAGGTTGGTGGGGGGATCAGAAATGTTGAAAAAGCTGAGAGATTACTAGATTACGATTGTTCTGCTATAGTTATTTCCACATTACCAATAAAAGATCCTAAATCTTTT
It encodes the following:
- the hisG gene encoding ATP phosphoribosyltransferase, translated to MKIAIPNKGRLKDPVVQFLASVGVKGNFSDDRALIIPTNWEGVQLVMVRTEDIPSIVESGAAELGITGHDYVIESNSDVDELIRLDFGKSKIVLAVPVSWNIDRVEEIKDEIRIATKYYNIAKQYLEKKNIKAKIVKISGAAEVMPSLGAADAIIDVMSTGTTLKLHGLKPLDTILESSAVVIANRNWVKSEEADKINLLLTMMKGALMARNKKMIFMNVPDDKLDKVIASLPAMLSPTLSKLAKSDAWEVITVVDEDLIPEVIAKVKANGARDIVVVNIEKVVK
- the hisC gene encoding histidinol-phosphate transaminase yields the protein MYPWLIEAEEYSFNDINDGIRLHLNESPFPPPDFIIEEVKKYLHLGNRYQHPSLLERLRELMAEYNRVEPKNIYPTPGGDGALRAVFYNLIQTGDKVVINNPSYSMYKVYASVRGLKLTRVNLIENDNWWKMNFEKFLDEAKNARLVIIDDPNNPTGSPMLKAEEDKVRALAESINGFILIDEAYYEFSGYTVAKLINKYPNLLIVRTLSKAFSLASYRVGYLIGNEEVIKNLMKGATPFDISLPGYIAGITALENPSYVRKIVEEITKNREYLLNGLRKLGLKVYNSLTNFVFVKDERDLLSPLLNKGVAIRKPIIGYYRISVGTKEQVDALLKYLGEIIENSNSK